The following proteins come from a genomic window of Malus sylvestris chromosome 4, drMalSylv7.2, whole genome shotgun sequence:
- the LOC126620088 gene encoding uncharacterized protein LOC126620088, which translates to MHLHTNPYRIFLPLLKTASLLSPVKHCASPLSSEFRALSLCGGENGVSTSSAMATEAQVSTQDDKLKDAQMEAADKPEKVVFPTNESSETLIRIRYTNEKVMMKKRILDRWSANLVLWHFEVVCFSIFSHCLHAKDIQNSLTHSEILMTASQWFTSLWHYLLLRTELMSNAFITVEG; encoded by the exons ATGCACCTCCACACGAACCCATATCGAATTTTCCTCCCTCTCCTAAAGACCGCTTCTTTGCTTTCCCCAGTTAAACACTGTGCTTCGCCACTGAGCTCCGAGTTCAGGGCTCTGTCCCTCTGCGGCGGTGAAAATGGAGTCTCCACCTCCTCGGCGATGGCCACGGAGGCTCAGGTCTCGACCCAAGACGACAAATTGAAGGATGCCCAGATGGAGGCAGCTGATAAGCCTGAGAAAGTCGTGTTTCCAACCAACGAGTCATCCGAAACCCTAATCAGAATTCGATACACG AATGAGAAAGTGATGATGAAGAAAAG AATTTTGGATCGTTGGAGTGCGAACTTGGTACTTTGGCATTTTGAG GTGGTTTGCTTCTCTATATTTTCTCATTGCCTCCACGCAAAAG ATATCCAAAATTCGTTGACACACTCAGAGATATTGATGACTGCCTCACAATGGTTCACCTCTTTGTGGCATTACCTGCTATTGAGGACAGAATTGATGTCAAATGCATTCATAACTGTCGAAG GTTGA
- the LOC126620089 gene encoding phosphoenolpyruvate carboxykinase (ATP)-like codes for MGLIFPHLFCSLSLHSSADSLNCNNLFCNTCTVKSMKSGSICPVYKIPYRRRGTGKTTLSTDHNQYLIGDDEHCWSNNGVSNIKGRCYANAKCIDLLKDKEPDIWNAIKFGTGSWWITRKRCSNRKRSTFCDRGFTQ; via the exons ATGGGTTTGATTTTTCCCCATCTGTTTTGCAGTTTGAGTCTACACAGTTCTGCGGATTCACTCAATTGCAACAATCTCTTCTGCAA CACTTGCACCGTGAAATCGATGAAATCGGGTTCCATTTGTCCAGTTTATAAAATTCCATATCGACGCAGAG GCACTGGGAAGACTACTCTGTCTACGGATCATAATCAGTATCTGATTGGAGATGATGAGCACTGCTGGAGCAACAATGGTGTGTCAAACATTAAAGGTCGTTGCTATGCCAATGCCAAGTGCATTGATTTGTTAAAGGACAAGGAACCAGATATTTGGAATGCTATCAAATTTGGGACTG GATCTTGGTGGATCACTAGGAAGAGATGCAGCAACCGGAAGAGGAGTACTTTTTGCGACAGAGGCTTTACTCAATGA